Proteins co-encoded in one Nitrospinota bacterium genomic window:
- a CDS encoding DUF4124 domain-containing protein, with amino-acid sequence MIKLPRRIVYLVFAAAPLFALAAHGEDFYKWVDEKGETHFADSPSQIPPKYRTNAESKEFSKYRPSSTVWEQSERPQLDESPAGDDSKGLSQKDSTPHTLNVQALTDADFEKEIMKSGKPALVYFWAPWCGWCRKTAPNVSSASATLDGSTRVFAINTDESPAAREKLRIKKWPTFIMYSSGEEKARKTGFMTKENIITFAKAGAK; translated from the coding sequence ATGATCAAATTGCCACGCCGCATCGTGTACCTGGTTTTCGCCGCCGCTCCGTTGTTCGCGCTTGCGGCCCATGGCGAGGACTTTTATAAATGGGTGGACGAAAAGGGCGAGACCCATTTTGCCGATTCCCCTTCGCAGATACCGCCAAAATACAGGACAAACGCGGAATCGAAGGAATTTTCAAAATACCGGCCCTCCTCCACAGTCTGGGAGCAGTCCGAAAGGCCGCAGTTGGACGAATCTCCGGCGGGCGATGATTCAAAAGGGCTATCCCAAAAAGATTCCACGCCCCACACCCTGAACGTCCAGGCGCTTACGGACGCCGATTTTGAAAAAGAAATCATGAAAAGCGGCAAGCCGGCGCTTGTCTATTTCTGGGCTCCGTGGTGCGGCTGGTGCAGGAAGACAGCTCCGAACGTAAGCTCGGCCTCAGCCACGCTTGACGGATCCACAAGAGTATTCGCCATCAACACCGATGAATCTCCGGCGGCCAGGGAAAAATTACGGATAAAAAAATGGCCGACGTTCATTATGTACTCCTCTGGCGAGGAAAAAGCGCGCAAGACTGGCTTTATGACAAAAGAAAACATAATCACCTTCGCCAAAGCCGGAGCCAAGTAG
- a CDS encoding pirin family protein, translating to MAAIRQVSKIIKARLTSDGAGVSLYRSIGTHDLSDLDPFLLLDEFGSSNPDDYIAGFPPHPHRGFETVTYMVEGHFKHEDSAGHSGELKSGGVQWMTAGRGVIHSEMPLMEEGRLHGFQLWVNLPAKKKMCAPRYQNIGPEQIPEISPSRNVSVKVIAGMALGVKGPVEGIYVDPMYLDVTMGPGESWTCPVASGKTVFSYIYEGTAIFDQRLAGRGSLVVLTEGDEIAVAAGDHGARMITLAGDPISEPIARYGPFVMNTAEEISRAIADYRSGAMGSA from the coding sequence ATGGCGGCAATACGGCAAGTAAGCAAGATCATCAAGGCCCGTTTGACCAGCGATGGCGCCGGCGTCAGTCTGTACCGCTCCATAGGCACTCACGACCTGTCCGATCTGGATCCATTTCTGCTTCTCGACGAGTTTGGCTCGTCGAATCCGGATGATTACATCGCCGGTTTTCCGCCCCATCCCCATCGCGGTTTCGAAACGGTGACTTACATGGTGGAAGGGCATTTCAAGCATGAGGACAGCGCGGGGCATTCCGGAGAGCTTAAATCAGGCGGGGTCCAATGGATGACGGCGGGGCGCGGGGTGATCCATTCGGAAATGCCGCTTATGGAGGAAGGACGGCTGCACGGATTTCAATTGTGGGTGAACCTTCCGGCAAAGAAGAAAATGTGCGCCCCGCGATATCAGAACATTGGCCCGGAACAGATACCCGAAATCTCTCCGTCCAGAAACGTGAGCGTCAAAGTGATCGCGGGCATGGCGCTCGGCGTGAAGGGGCCGGTGGAAGGGATATACGTGGACCCCATGTACCTGGACGTGACGATGGGGCCGGGCGAGTCCTGGACATGCCCGGTGGCAAGCGGGAAGACCGTGTTCAGCTACATTTACGAAGGAACGGCCATATTCGATCAGCGCTTGGCCGGCAGAGGTTCGCTGGTGGTCCTGACGGAAGGTGACGAGATAGCGGTGGCCGCGGGCGACCATGGCGCCAGGATGATAACATTGGCGGGCGACCCCATAAGCGAGCCGATAGCCCGTTACGGCCCCTTCGTGATGAACACGGCGGAGGAGATTTCCCGCGCCATAGCCGACTATAGAAGCGGCGCCATGGGAAGCGCTTGA